The following are encoded together in the Pithys albifrons albifrons isolate INPA30051 chromosome 5, PitAlb_v1, whole genome shotgun sequence genome:
- the AASDH gene encoding beta-alanine-activating enzyme isoform X1, producing the protein MTLQELVARASSLHSKRAAVWFDECTGKPPAFYTHATVVELARELTAFLQKHCAQQAKCEIGLYCYPGINLPSWILGILQVPAAYSPIDPDAPPTLSTYFMKKSNLQYILVENDKINKFRMSHIGFFSHDSSTIEHIGLTLFQMSLSNMDLNSQVDDMKSKCEPFKAVDNSQPEYTVCPDQTEVKTSEGGYMDVGQKDTLAYVLHTSGTTGIPKIVRVPHKCIVPNIQHLKSIFEVTQEDVLFLASPLTFDPSVVELFMALTSGASILVVPNTIKMMPVELSAALFHHHHVTVLQATPTLLRRFGAHIIKSTVLSANTSLRVLALGGEAFPALSLLKSWKHKENKTSIFNLYGITEVSSWATCYKIPEEVFNADFRTDFPIPLGSPLLGTKVEVRDINGSAVLEGEGQIFIGGEERICFLDDEITVPLGTMRSTGDFVRVQNSKLFFLGRKDNQIKRHGKRFNIECLQQAAEDLCQIEACAVTWYQQEKLILFVLPKDDLEEKETLKELQKHLPVYAIPDDIVVIKALPLTSHGKVDISELNKIYQNHLNSRRRDSKLSDAEELWERLQYLWKSVLGLLGDSTDISKDAVFLYSGGDSLKALRFYGEIEMLVGKAVPGLLEVILGRSMEEIYRHILKMLFTDEDQLMNPKDVLKRKLSGNSGGEYHGKYIKLTSEIALEVTAELTPFIAVSRGNRFFPVNFTKSFMQPKNAVQVGGDVLQQLSFLHSNTPSVMKSRTQGYGMGDNIFTVTNKADKTNCSSIQQIHAECSHVTMAELALSVRWKSNTRKCVDASPLVIIPSKEEVSLSVYVGSHSHTMQAIDLDLGEIKWEKILGDRIESSACVSKCGNFIVVGCYDGLVYVLRSSDGEIHWTFVTKDTVKSSAVVDPSSGLVYIGSHDQHVYALDIYKKACIWKLHCEGGAVFSSPCLSSFPHHLYVATLGGLLLAVNPVTGSKIWKSFLGKPLFSSPHCNENYVCVGCVDGNLYCYTHSGEKVWQFSTNGPVFSSPCLSSLTKQEIFFGSHDCFIYCCNMEGNLLWKSEATSSVYGTPFIFQSDDLNNKILLAAVSTDGKVWILNAKSGTAEAVDFQLPGEVFSSPVVWGTKLVVGCRNDYVYCLDLYITGKNNS; encoded by the exons ATGACGCTTCAGGAGCTGGTGGCTCGGGCGTCCAGCCTGCACTCGAAGAGAGCAGCAGTATGGTTTGATGAATGCACGGGGAAGCCTCCAGCTTTCTACACCCACGCCACAGTGGTTGAGCTTGCCAGGGAACTGACAGCTTTCCTTCAAAAGCACTGTGCCCAGCAAGCCAAATGTGAAATAGGCCTTTACTGCTATCCAGGAATAAACCTGCCATCTTGGATCTTAGG AATCCTTCAGGTTCCAGCTGCCTATTCACCTATTGATCCAGATGCACCACCAACCTTATCCACTTAtttcatgaagaaaagcaaTCTTCAGTATATTCTTGTTGAGAACGACAAAATAAAT AAATTCCGGATGTCCCATATTGGGTTCTTTTCCCACGATTCTTCCACAATAGAACATATTGGTTTAACTCTCTTCCAAATGAGCTTGAGCAACATGGATTTAAATTCACAAGTAGATGATATGAAAAGTAAATGTGAACCTTTCAAAGCTGTGGATAACTCACAGCCAGAATATACAGTTTGCCCAGATCAAACTGAAGTAAAAACATCAGAAGGAGGATACATGGACGTTGGCCAGAAAGACACTTTAGCATATGTCTTGCATACATCAGGAACTACAGGGATCCCCAAAATAGTCAGAGTGCCTCATAAATGTATAGTGCCAAATATTCAGCATCTTAA ATCCATATTTGAGGTCACACAGGAAGATGTGCTGTTCCTGGCTTCTCCCCTAACATTTGACCCATCTGTGGTTGAATTGTTCATGGCTCTGACAAGTGGAGCCTCTATTCTTGTAGTACCAAACACTATTAAAATGATGCCTGTGGAGctctctgctgctttgtttcACCACCACCACGTGACAGTGTTGCAG GCAACACCAACACTTCTCAGAAGGTTTGGAGCTCACATTATTAAATCAACAGTTTTGTCTGCAAATACTTCACTTCGTGTTTTAGCCCTCGGTGGTGAAGCATTTCCTGCACTGAGTCTCTTGAAAAGTTGGAAGCACAAGGAGaataaaacaagtatttttaatcTCTATGGTATTACTGAAGTGTCAAGCTGGGCCACTTGCTACAAGATTCCTGAAGAGGTTTTCAATGCTGATTTTAG AACAGATTTTCCTATACCTTTGGGATCACCACTTCTTGGAACAAAAGTTGAGGTCAGAGATATCAACGGATCTGCAGTGCTTGAAGGCGAGGGACAAATATTTATAG GTGGTGAAGAACGAATCTGCTTTCTTGATGATGAAATAACTGTACCTCTGGGTACAATGAGATCAACAGGGGATTTTGTAAGAGTGCAGAATTCAAAGTTGTTCTTCTTGGGTCGGAAAGACAATCAGATTAAACGTCACGGCAAACGTTTTAATATTGAATGTTTGCAGCAG GCTGCTGAAGATCTTTGCCAGATAGAAGCTTGTGCAGTGACCTGGTATCAGCAGGAAAAACTTATCCTGTTTGTTTTACCCAAAGATGATTTAGAAGAGAAGGAAACACTGAAAGAACTCCAGAAGCATCTACCAGTTTATGCAATCCCTGATGACATTGTAGTGATTAAAGCTTTGCCTTTAACATCGCATG GCAAAGTTGATATATCTGAACTGAACAAGATTTACCAGAACCATCTAAACTCCAGAAGGCGTGACAGTAAGCTGAGTGACGCAGAGGAATTGTGGGAAAGATTGCAGTATTTATGGAAG TCTGTCCTCGGTCTTCTGGGTGATTCCACTGACATTTCTAAAGATGCAGTATTTCTGTACAGTGGTGGAGACTCCTTAAAAGCTCTACGATTTTATGGTGAAATTGAGATGCTAGTAGGCAAAGCTGTGCCTGGACTCCTTGAGGTTATTCTTGGCCGCTCAATGGAAGAGATTTACAGACATATTCTTAAAATGCTGTTTACAGATGAAGACCAATTAATGAATCCCAAAGatgttctgaaaagaaaattaagtggGAACAGTGGAGGGGAATACcatggaaaatatattaaactGACATCTGAAATAGCTCTTGAGGTTACTGCAGAATTAACTCCATTTATTGCAGTAAGCAGAGGAAATCgttttttccctgtgaatttCACCAAGTCTTTTATGCAACCCAAAAATGCAGTACAGGTGGGAGGGGATGTGCTACAGCAGCTGTCCTTTCTGCATTCCAATACTCCAAGTGTAATGAAGAGCCGCACGCAAGGGTATGGAATGGGAGATAACATTTTCACAGTTACAAACAAGGCAGATAAAACCAACTGTTCCTCTATACAGCAAATCCATGCAGAATGTAGCCATGTAACAATGGCAGAGTTGGCATTGTCAGTAAGATGGAAGTCAAATACAAGAAAATGTGTTGATGCATCACCTCTGGTTATTATACCATCTAAAGAAGAAGTATCCTTGTCTGTGTATGTTGGCTCTCACTCTCATACAATGCAGGCAATTGATTTAGATTTGGGAGAAATAAAATGGGAGAAGATCCTTGGAGATCGTATTGAATCTTCTGCTTGTGTATCCAAGTGCGGAAATTTCATTGTTGTTG GTTGCTATGATGGCTTAGTGTACGTGCTTCGAAGCAGTGATGGAGAAATACACTGGACTTTTGTCACCAAAGACACTGTGAAAAGCTCTGCAGTTGTAGACCCTTCCAGTGGACTAGTCTACATCGGATCACATGACCAACATGTGTATGCTTTAGACATTTAT AAAAAGGCGTGTATATGGAAGTTACATTGCGAAGGTGGGGCTGTGTTTTCATCTCCCTGTCTAAGCTCTTTTCCACATCATCTCTATGTTGCTACACTAGGAGGACTGTTACTGGCTGTTAACCCA GTGACAGGGAGTAAGATTTGGAAAAGCTTCCTAGGAAAACCactcttctcctctcctcactGCAATGAGAACTACGTCTGTGTTGGCTGTGTGGATGGAAACTTATATTGTTACACTCATTCTGGAGAAAAG GTTTGGCAGTTTTCCACTAATGGACCAGTGTTTTCATCTCCATGCCTCTCAAGTTTAACTaagcaagaaatattttttggcTCCCATGATTGCTTTATCTACTGCTGTAACATGGAGGGTAATTTACTGTGGAAATCTGAAGCCACTTCAAGTGTATATGGAACACCGTTCATTTTCCAAAGTGATGACTTAAATAACAAAATTCTTTTGGCAGCAGTATCTACAGATGGCAAAGTGTGGATCCTGAATGCCAAGAGTGGAACAGCAGAAGCAGTAGACTTCCAGCTTCCAGGAGAGGTTTTCTCTTCCCCTGTAGTATGGGGAACAAAGCTTGTTGTTGGCTGTAGAAATGATTATGTTTATTGCCTAGATCTGTatattacaggaaaaaataatagctAA
- the AASDH gene encoding beta-alanine-activating enzyme isoform X2: MVLLKCQAGPLATRFLKRFSMLILGGEERICFLDDEITVPLGTMRSTGDFVRVQNSKLFFLGRKDNQIKRHGKRFNIECLQQAAEDLCQIEACAVTWYQQEKLILFVLPKDDLEEKETLKELQKHLPVYAIPDDIVVIKALPLTSHGKVDISELNKIYQNHLNSRRRDSKLSDAEELWERLQYLWKSVLGLLGDSTDISKDAVFLYSGGDSLKALRFYGEIEMLVGKAVPGLLEVILGRSMEEIYRHILKMLFTDEDQLMNPKDVLKRKLSGNSGGEYHGKYIKLTSEIALEVTAELTPFIAVSRGNRFFPVNFTKSFMQPKNAVQVGGDVLQQLSFLHSNTPSVMKSRTQGYGMGDNIFTVTNKADKTNCSSIQQIHAECSHVTMAELALSVRWKSNTRKCVDASPLVIIPSKEEVSLSVYVGSHSHTMQAIDLDLGEIKWEKILGDRIESSACVSKCGNFIVVGCYDGLVYVLRSSDGEIHWTFVTKDTVKSSAVVDPSSGLVYIGSHDQHVYALDIYKKACIWKLHCEGGAVFSSPCLSSFPHHLYVATLGGLLLAVNPVTGSKIWKSFLGKPLFSSPHCNENYVCVGCVDGNLYCYTHSGEKVWQFSTNGPVFSSPCLSSLTKQEIFFGSHDCFIYCCNMEGNLLWKSEATSSVYGTPFIFQSDDLNNKILLAAVSTDGKVWILNAKSGTAEAVDFQLPGEVFSSPVVWGTKLVVGCRNDYVYCLDLYITGKNNS, encoded by the exons ATGGTATTACTGAAGTGTCAAGCTGGGCCACTTGCTACAAGATTCCTGAAGAGGTTTTCAATGCTGATTTTAG GTGGTGAAGAACGAATCTGCTTTCTTGATGATGAAATAACTGTACCTCTGGGTACAATGAGATCAACAGGGGATTTTGTAAGAGTGCAGAATTCAAAGTTGTTCTTCTTGGGTCGGAAAGACAATCAGATTAAACGTCACGGCAAACGTTTTAATATTGAATGTTTGCAGCAG GCTGCTGAAGATCTTTGCCAGATAGAAGCTTGTGCAGTGACCTGGTATCAGCAGGAAAAACTTATCCTGTTTGTTTTACCCAAAGATGATTTAGAAGAGAAGGAAACACTGAAAGAACTCCAGAAGCATCTACCAGTTTATGCAATCCCTGATGACATTGTAGTGATTAAAGCTTTGCCTTTAACATCGCATG GCAAAGTTGATATATCTGAACTGAACAAGATTTACCAGAACCATCTAAACTCCAGAAGGCGTGACAGTAAGCTGAGTGACGCAGAGGAATTGTGGGAAAGATTGCAGTATTTATGGAAG TCTGTCCTCGGTCTTCTGGGTGATTCCACTGACATTTCTAAAGATGCAGTATTTCTGTACAGTGGTGGAGACTCCTTAAAAGCTCTACGATTTTATGGTGAAATTGAGATGCTAGTAGGCAAAGCTGTGCCTGGACTCCTTGAGGTTATTCTTGGCCGCTCAATGGAAGAGATTTACAGACATATTCTTAAAATGCTGTTTACAGATGAAGACCAATTAATGAATCCCAAAGatgttctgaaaagaaaattaagtggGAACAGTGGAGGGGAATACcatggaaaatatattaaactGACATCTGAAATAGCTCTTGAGGTTACTGCAGAATTAACTCCATTTATTGCAGTAAGCAGAGGAAATCgttttttccctgtgaatttCACCAAGTCTTTTATGCAACCCAAAAATGCAGTACAGGTGGGAGGGGATGTGCTACAGCAGCTGTCCTTTCTGCATTCCAATACTCCAAGTGTAATGAAGAGCCGCACGCAAGGGTATGGAATGGGAGATAACATTTTCACAGTTACAAACAAGGCAGATAAAACCAACTGTTCCTCTATACAGCAAATCCATGCAGAATGTAGCCATGTAACAATGGCAGAGTTGGCATTGTCAGTAAGATGGAAGTCAAATACAAGAAAATGTGTTGATGCATCACCTCTGGTTATTATACCATCTAAAGAAGAAGTATCCTTGTCTGTGTATGTTGGCTCTCACTCTCATACAATGCAGGCAATTGATTTAGATTTGGGAGAAATAAAATGGGAGAAGATCCTTGGAGATCGTATTGAATCTTCTGCTTGTGTATCCAAGTGCGGAAATTTCATTGTTGTTG GTTGCTATGATGGCTTAGTGTACGTGCTTCGAAGCAGTGATGGAGAAATACACTGGACTTTTGTCACCAAAGACACTGTGAAAAGCTCTGCAGTTGTAGACCCTTCCAGTGGACTAGTCTACATCGGATCACATGACCAACATGTGTATGCTTTAGACATTTAT AAAAAGGCGTGTATATGGAAGTTACATTGCGAAGGTGGGGCTGTGTTTTCATCTCCCTGTCTAAGCTCTTTTCCACATCATCTCTATGTTGCTACACTAGGAGGACTGTTACTGGCTGTTAACCCA GTGACAGGGAGTAAGATTTGGAAAAGCTTCCTAGGAAAACCactcttctcctctcctcactGCAATGAGAACTACGTCTGTGTTGGCTGTGTGGATGGAAACTTATATTGTTACACTCATTCTGGAGAAAAG GTTTGGCAGTTTTCCACTAATGGACCAGTGTTTTCATCTCCATGCCTCTCAAGTTTAACTaagcaagaaatattttttggcTCCCATGATTGCTTTATCTACTGCTGTAACATGGAGGGTAATTTACTGTGGAAATCTGAAGCCACTTCAAGTGTATATGGAACACCGTTCATTTTCCAAAGTGATGACTTAAATAACAAAATTCTTTTGGCAGCAGTATCTACAGATGGCAAAGTGTGGATCCTGAATGCCAAGAGTGGAACAGCAGAAGCAGTAGACTTCCAGCTTCCAGGAGAGGTTTTCTCTTCCCCTGTAGTATGGGGAACAAAGCTTGTTGTTGGCTGTAGAAATGATTATGTTTATTGCCTAGATCTGTatattacaggaaaaaataatagctAA